One region of Cyanobium sp. M30B3 genomic DNA includes:
- the tsaB gene encoding tRNA (adenosine(37)-N6)-threonylcarbamoyltransferase complex dimerization subunit type 1 TsaB, translating into MTAVPPAPAASGPAPGSTVLALHSSGSQLGVGLRWLDRSQPDRIRCFDRGRALANALFTCVEQVCPAAQWHSLARLAVATGPGGFTSTRLTVVLARTLAQQLALPLDGVGSLELMARRLGLHRPTWLVQELPRRGLVAGLYGPDPDRPGAMRAWVAPRLHADAQALQALRPAPCLPVEEDLPADVRMLLDLAVAGHAEAEPAPWQPVLPIYPTSPVALT; encoded by the coding sequence ATGACCGCAGTCCCTCCAGCCCCCGCCGCCTCCGGCCCCGCGCCGGGGAGCACGGTGCTGGCCCTGCACAGCAGTGGCTCACAGCTGGGGGTGGGCCTGCGCTGGCTCGACCGCTCCCAGCCCGATCGGATCCGCTGCTTTGATCGCGGACGGGCCCTGGCCAATGCCCTGTTCACCTGTGTGGAGCAGGTGTGCCCTGCCGCTCAGTGGCATTCCCTGGCCCGTCTGGCCGTGGCCACGGGGCCGGGTGGCTTCACCAGCACCAGGCTCACCGTTGTGCTGGCCCGCACCCTGGCCCAGCAGCTGGCGCTTCCCCTCGATGGGGTGGGCAGCCTGGAGCTGATGGCCCGTCGCCTGGGCCTGCACCGTCCCACCTGGCTGGTGCAGGAGCTGCCGCGGCGGGGGCTGGTGGCGGGTCTCTATGGTCCTGATCCCGACCGGCCTGGAGCGATGCGCGCGTGGGTGGCCCCCCGGCTGCATGCCGATGCACAGGCCCTGCAGGCCCTCAGGCCAGCCCCCTGTCTGCCGGTTGAGGAGGACCTGCCGGCCGACGTGCGGATGTTGCTGGACCTGGCCGTCGCCGGCCATGCCGAGGCGGAGCCGGCACCCTGGCAACCGGTGTTGCCGATCTATCCCACCTCGCCCGTGGCGCTCACCTGA
- a CDS encoding YdcF family protein — protein MPAKPRRRRFQGLRLGFLLATGALLWLSRGWWWPTPPPAQLILVLGGDVDRERHAAALAQELGLPVVVSGGSNPEYAHWLFEQRQGLPPGQVQLDYRARDTLSNFTSLVDDLQRARIRHALLVTSSDHMDRAMLVGRVVAGSRGIHLTPEPVDCGDLCRPEGRRKIWGDGLRAVLWVVTGRDLRRWAAERLAPGH, from the coding sequence ATGCCTGCCAAGCCCCGCCGCCGCCGGTTCCAAGGGCTGCGCCTGGGGTTCCTGCTCGCCACCGGCGCCCTGCTCTGGCTCTCGCGCGGCTGGTGGTGGCCCACCCCGCCCCCAGCCCAGTTGATCCTGGTGCTGGGGGGGGATGTGGACCGGGAGCGTCACGCCGCCGCCCTGGCCCAGGAGCTCGGTCTGCCCGTGGTGGTGAGTGGCGGCAGCAATCCCGAGTACGCCCACTGGTTGTTCGAGCAGCGCCAGGGCCTGCCCCCCGGCCAGGTGCAGCTCGACTACCGCGCCCGCGACACCCTCTCCAACTTCACCTCGCTGGTGGACGATCTGCAGCGGGCCCGCATCCGCCATGCCCTGCTCGTCACCAGCAGTGACCACATGGACCGGGCGATGCTGGTGGGCCGGGTGGTGGCCGGCAGCCGCGGCATTCACCTCACGCCGGAGCCGGTGGACTGCGGTGACCTCTGCCGTCCAGAGGGCCGCCGCAAGATCTGGGGCGACGGACTGCGGGCGGTGCTGTGGGTGGTTACGGGTCGCGATCTGCGCCGCTGGGCGGCAGAGCGTCTGGCACCCGGGCACTGA
- a CDS encoding 1-acyl-sn-glycerol-3-phosphate acyltransferase — MNAVKRALRRRKRAEPPALIRTPRPSLTYRLISYLLVFPIYRLLFRGRTAGNGHVPLEGALVVVANHGSHLDPPLLGHALGRPVAFMAKAELFRVPLLGAIIRACGAYPVARGASDREAIRTATDRLEEGWAIGVFIDGTRQRDGRVNAPQAGAALLAARAGVPLLPVAIVNSHRALGPGGGRLRLVPVHIRIGIPIPPPPSRRRPDLEAATAACQHQINALLDQGLVGIDDLLSARVPDALPPSGADRDP; from the coding sequence GTGAACGCCGTGAAACGGGCGCTGCGACGACGCAAACGGGCTGAGCCCCCTGCCTTGATCCGCACGCCGCGCCCCAGCCTCACCTACCGGCTGATCAGCTACCTGCTGGTGTTCCCGATCTACAGGCTGCTGTTCCGGGGCCGCACCGCCGGCAATGGCCATGTGCCCCTGGAGGGGGCCCTGGTGGTGGTGGCCAACCATGGCTCCCACCTCGATCCGCCCCTGCTGGGCCATGCCCTGGGGCGGCCGGTGGCCTTCATGGCCAAGGCCGAACTGTTCCGGGTGCCCCTGCTCGGCGCCATCATCCGGGCCTGCGGCGCCTATCCGGTGGCCCGCGGCGCCAGCGACCGGGAGGCGATCCGCACCGCCACCGACCGCCTCGAGGAGGGCTGGGCGATCGGGGTGTTCATCGACGGCACCCGCCAGCGCGACGGCCGGGTGAACGCCCCCCAGGCCGGTGCGGCCCTGCTGGCCGCCCGGGCCGGTGTACCCCTGCTGCCGGTGGCGATCGTCAACAGCCACCGGGCCCTGGGCCCCGGCGGCGGTCGCCTGCGCCTGGTGCCGGTGCACATCCGCATCGGCATCCCCATCCCGCCGCCGCCTTCGCGGCGGCGGCCCGACCTGGAGGCGGCCACCGCCGCCTGTCAGCACCAGATCAATGCCCTGCTCGACCAGGGATTGGTGGGCATCGATGACCTGCTCAGTGCCCGGGTGCCAGACGCTCTGCCGCCCAGCGGCGCAGATCGCGACCCGTAA
- the fabD gene encoding ACP S-malonyltransferase, giving the protein MAIAWVFPGQGSQKVGMAAGVRDLPGARERFTEASELLGRDLLAICDGSATGPDADLNSTGNTQPALYVVESLLVDGLRAQGRSADLVAGHSLGELVALYAAGVFDFATGLRLIQARSALMAEAGGGAMTAVMGFDRAELEALVAAHDDVVIANDNSSAQVVLSGTPEAVAQVSGALTCKRAIPLAVSGAFHSPFMAGPAARFAATLDAVAFADAAIPVLSNTDPTPQTDGATLKQRLRDQMTTGVRWRETMDALVAAGIDTAVEIGPGNVLSGLIKRSCPAIGTAQVAGAADLGL; this is encoded by the coding sequence ATGGCGATTGCCTGGGTGTTTCCCGGCCAGGGTTCCCAGAAGGTGGGAATGGCCGCCGGTGTGCGCGACCTGCCAGGCGCCCGGGAGCGCTTCACCGAGGCCTCGGAACTGCTGGGACGCGACCTGCTGGCCATCTGTGACGGCAGCGCCACAGGCCCTGACGCCGACCTGAACAGCACCGGCAACACCCAGCCTGCCCTCTATGTGGTGGAGAGCCTGCTGGTGGACGGACTGCGGGCCCAGGGCCGCAGCGCGGATCTGGTGGCCGGCCACAGCCTGGGGGAACTGGTGGCGCTCTATGCGGCCGGGGTGTTCGACTTCGCCACCGGCCTGCGGCTGATCCAGGCCCGCAGCGCGCTGATGGCCGAGGCCGGCGGCGGGGCGATGACGGCCGTGATGGGCTTCGACCGCGCCGAACTGGAGGCCCTGGTGGCCGCCCACGACGACGTGGTGATCGCCAACGACAACAGCAGCGCCCAGGTGGTGCTCTCCGGCACGCCCGAGGCCGTGGCCCAGGTGAGCGGCGCGCTGACGTGCAAGCGCGCCATTCCCCTGGCCGTGAGCGGCGCCTTCCATTCCCCCTTCATGGCCGGGCCGGCGGCCCGCTTCGCCGCCACCCTGGACGCGGTGGCCTTCGCCGACGCCGCCATCCCCGTGCTGAGCAACACCGACCCCACCCCCCAGACCGATGGGGCCACCCTCAAGCAACGGTTGCGCGACCAGATGACCACCGGCGTGCGCTGGCGGGAAACCATGGACGCCCTGGTCGCGGCCGGCATCGACACCGCCGTGGAGATTGGCCCTGGCAACGTGCTCAGTGGACTGATCAAGCGCAGCTGCCCGGCGATCGGCACCGCCCAGGTCGCCGGCGCCGCCGATCTGGGGCTGTGA
- a CDS encoding ketoacyl-ACP synthase III produces the protein MALVGSGSAMPAASVSNADLSRRVETSDDWIRSRTGIGARRISGRDEPLTVLASRAAEAALAHAGWRPEEVDLILLATSSPDDLFGTAPRIQAAIGATGAVAFDLTAACSGFLFALVTASQYIASGAVGRALVIGADQLSRWVDWDDRRTCVLFGDGAAAVAVQACAAEDSGLLGFRMRSDGRRNACLTLAQHDTREPLLDQLSAQKGGFAPIQMNGQEVYKFAVREVPQILEELLEHTATRADQLDWLLLHQANQRILDAVAERFAMAPERVLSNLAHYGNTSAATIPLMLDEAVRDGRVRAGHLLASSGFGAGLSWGAALLRWSGPQAAA, from the coding sequence ATGGCCCTGGTGGGCAGCGGCAGCGCCATGCCCGCCGCCAGCGTCAGCAACGCCGACCTGAGCCGGCGGGTGGAGACCAGCGACGACTGGATCCGCAGCCGCACCGGCATCGGCGCCCGGCGGATCTCCGGCCGGGATGAGCCGCTCACGGTGCTGGCCAGCCGGGCCGCCGAGGCGGCCCTGGCCCACGCCGGCTGGCGACCGGAGGAGGTGGACCTGATCCTGCTGGCCACCTCCAGCCCGGACGACCTGTTCGGCACGGCCCCGCGGATCCAGGCCGCCATCGGTGCCACCGGCGCCGTGGCCTTCGACCTCACCGCCGCCTGCAGCGGCTTTCTGTTCGCCCTGGTCACCGCCAGCCAGTACATCGCCAGCGGCGCCGTGGGCCGGGCCCTGGTGATCGGGGCCGACCAGCTCAGCCGCTGGGTGGACTGGGACGATCGCCGCACCTGCGTGCTGTTCGGCGATGGGGCGGCAGCCGTGGCGGTGCAGGCCTGTGCCGCCGAGGACAGCGGGCTGCTGGGGTTTCGCATGCGCTCCGATGGACGCCGCAACGCCTGTCTCACCCTGGCCCAGCACGACACGCGCGAGCCGCTGCTCGACCAGCTCTCCGCCCAGAAGGGGGGCTTCGCGCCGATCCAGATGAACGGCCAGGAGGTGTACAAATTCGCCGTGCGGGAGGTGCCCCAGATCCTCGAAGAGCTGCTGGAGCACACCGCCACCCGGGCCGACCAGCTCGACTGGCTGCTGCTGCACCAGGCCAACCAGCGCATCCTCGATGCGGTGGCCGAGCGCTTCGCCATGGCCCCGGAGCGGGTGCTGAGCAACCTGGCCCACTACGGCAACACCTCCGCCGCCACCATTCCACTGATGCTCGATGAGGCCGTGCGCGATGGCCGGGTGCGGGCTGGCCACCTGCTGGCCAGCAGCGGCTTCGGCGCCGGCCTGAGCTGGGGCGCGGCGCTGCTGCGCTGGAGCGGCCCGCAAGCTGCGGCCTAA